The following proteins come from a genomic window of Oncorhynchus clarkii lewisi isolate Uvic-CL-2024 chromosome 23, UVic_Ocla_1.0, whole genome shotgun sequence:
- the LOC139381191 gene encoding desumoylating isopeptidase 1-like encodes MDPNNTSYAVKLYVYDISKGMARQLSPLMLGIQLDGIWHTAIVVHGEEFFYGGDGITNCPPGGTSLGQPNSIIDLGTTEVTEEIFMEYLSSLGESTYRGNQYHLFEWNCNTFSNEVAQFLTGSKIPGHITDLPAEVLSTPFGQALRPLLDSINIAPQGGNTFNGHYGQR; translated from the exons ATGGATCCAAATAACACCTCGTACGCTGTGAAACTGTACGTTTACGACATATCTAAAGGAATGGCTCGCCAGCTGAGCCCCCTCATGCTAG GTATACAACTTGATGGAATATG GCACACTGCTATTGTTGTACATGGAGAGGAGTTTTTCTATGGGGGAGATGGCATCACAAACTGCCCACCT GGCGGAACATCCCTGGGACAACCCAACTCCATAATAGATCTGGGCACCACAGAGGTGACTGAGGAGATCTTTATGGAGTACCTGTCTTCACTGGGAGAGTCCACGTACAG GGGGAACCAATACCATCTGTTTGAGTGGAACTGTAACACGTTCAGTAACGAAGTGGCCCAGTTCCTCACTGGCAGCAAGATCCCCGGCCACATCACAGACCTGCCGGCTGAAGTGCTCTCCAC GCCTTTCGGCCAGGCGCTACGCCCTCTACTGGACTCCATCAATATTGCACCTCAGGGGGGCAACACCTTCAACGGACACTATGGCCAGAGATAG
- the LOC139381185 gene encoding X-ray repair cross-complementing protein 5-like: MAQWNDYHHEDEDVDGEERDESGVDYTSTGRDSLVFLVDASKEMFIKGEDEEPSPFDMTMQCVRSVYTSKIISSDKDLVALVFYGTEQSKNPRNSFKHVYIYHDLDLPGARRVQDVDGLRGEKGAQVAGETMGSGNTNLGEALWCCSNLYSDIKLRLSHKRLMIFTCQDTPHGGDSERDRQARTKASDLKETGVVIDLMHLMKPGGFDVSLFFCDVVSPPEDEAELGLQMEPCGKLEDLQKRVRAKEMKKRSVARLNLCLGEGMNVAVGVYITALQAKKPNAIKLYRDNNEPVRTKTRLYHTQTGSLLLPSDTKRVQVYAGRQIVMEKDEVDVIKKFSDPGLELIGFKPMERLKLHHHLRSAVFIYPEEEMVTGSACVFTALLCRCSVRNVFALCKYTRIRNSPPRFLALVPQREEVDDGQAQIVAPGFHGIFLPYADDIRTLDTPQLPTASESQVDKMKEIVHKLRFKYRSDAFENPVLQQHYRNLEALALDLMAPEHIEDLTMPNVNMMDQRLGSLAQEFRDLVYPADYNPEGKTAHKRKPAEAAGGTEKKPKVEMSEDELRGHVQKGNLGKLTVPVLKDACKQFGVKVTGTKKQELIDALTAQLTK, encoded by the exons ATGGCACAGTGGAACGACTACCACCATGAGGATGAAGATGtggatggagaggaaagggatGAGTCTGGAG TGGACTATACGAGCACAGGCCGTGACAGCCTGGTGTTTCTGGTGGATGCTTCCAAGGAGATGTTCATcaagggggaggatgaagagccCTCGCCATTTGACATGACCATGCAG TGTGTCCGCAGTGTCTACACCAGTAAAATAATCAGCAGTGACAAGGACCTGGTGGCTCTAGTGTTCTATGGGACGGAACAGAGCAAGAACCCCAGGAACAGTTTCAAACATGTCTATATCTACCACGACCTGGACTTACCTG gtgccCGTCGGGTGCAGGATGTGGATGGGCTGCGTGGGGAGAAAGGTGCCCAGGTGGCAGGAGAGACAATGGGCAGTGGGAATACCAACCTGGGTGAGGCGCTGTGGTGCTGCTCCAACCTCTACAGTGACATCAAGCTTCGGCTCTCCCACAAACGCCTCATGATCTTCACCTGCCAAGACACACCACATGGGGGAGACAGCGAGCGCGACCGCCAGGCCCGCACCAAGGCTAGCGACCTCAAAGAGACCG GTGTGGTGATAGACCTTATGCATCTGATGAAGCCAGGTGGGTTCGACGTCTCGCTCTTCTTCTGTGACGTGGTGAGCCCCCCCGAGGACGAGGCTGAGCTGGGCCTGCAGATGGAGCCTTGTGGGAAATTGGAGGACCTCCAGAAGAGGGTCAGAGCCAAGGAGATGAAGAAGAGATCGGTCGCAAG GTTGAATCTGTGTCTGGGGGAAGGGATGAACGTGGCAGTGGGTGTGTACATCACGGCCCTACAGGCCAAGAAGCCTAACGCCATCAAGCTCTACAGAGACAACAACGAGCCCGTCCGCACCAAGACACGCCTCTACCACACACAGACGGGCAGTCTGCTGCTCCCCAGTGACACCAAGAGGGTTCAG GTGtatgcaggcaggcagatagTGATGGAGAAAGACGAGGTGGATGTGATAAAGAAGTTTTCTGACCCGGGTCTGGAGCTGATTGGGTTCAAGCCTATGGAGCGTCTCAAACTGCACCACCACCTCAGATCTGCTGTCTTCATCTACCCAGAGGAGGAAATGGTCACAG GGAGTGCCTGTGTGTTCACAGCGTTGCTGTGCAGGTGTAGTGTGAGGAACGTGTTTGCTCTGTGTAAATATACACGGATTCGTAACTCTCCCCCGCGCTTCTTAGCACTGGTGCCCCAAAGAGAGGAGGTGGATGATGGCCAGGCCCAGATTGTGGCTCCAG GCTTCCATGGCATCTTCCTGCCCTACGCGGATGACATCCGTACCCTGGACACTCCTCAGCTCCCCACGGCCTCCGAGTCTCAGGTGGACAAGATGAAGGAGATAGTACACAAGCTGCGCTTCAAATACAG GAGTGATGCGTTTGAGAACCCAGTCCTCCAGCAGCACTACAGGAACCTGGAAGCCTTGGCTTTAGATCTCATGGCCCCGGAGCACATAGAGGATCTCACCA tGCCCAATGTGAATATGATGGACCAGCGTCTTGGTTCCCTGGCTCAGGAGTTCAGAGATCTGGTGTACCCTGCTGACTACAACCCAGAGGGCAAGACTGCACACAAACGCAAACCAG CTGAGGCGGCAGGCGGCACAGAAAAGAAGCCCAAGGTGGAGATGTCTGAGGACGAGCTGAGGGGTCACGTACAGAAAGGCAACCTGGGTAAGCTGACGGTGCCCGTGCTGAAGGACGCCTGTAAGCAGTTTGGGGTGAAGGTCACAGGGACCAAGAAACAGGAGCTAATAGACGCCCTGACTGCACAGCTCACCAAATGA
- the LOC139381187 gene encoding GTPase IMAP family member 4-like yields the protein MALWFWPVAYGPGLPVNMDQCDCKPDSDCTSTDCGDGSTGLWLDFNSVLTGALTVVGYLLYRFSQALPALIRWPIHLFCTLTGVSSLWVWVSHLMGTLRSLQYLLKWLSRIWRFIVASFTKLSGFTVIIQNNSGASSESPPGTEPSPSPISIEPGLRLILTGPPGGGRTSLADALVGCSLPQVGGSLGAVMECTKRRVVVDRRELIIIDTPDLLGPSLGDSKRALETLRSLQLASPGPHAFLLVLQTPGSGDGVDQDAASATRALLELVGESATGHILIVLTHADYLGPGSTLAQLLEDDAGGIRTALYLCGQRAELVDNNPDKPVEERRELARGLLERLAEMRALRGHYTHELQKREDQVREELLMDMASVLARKLGQEY from the exons ATGGCGCTTTGGTTTTGGCCAGTAGCATACGGACCGGGTTTACCTGTTAATATGGACCAGTGCGACTGCAAACCGGACAGCGATTGTACCTCAACCGACTGTGGAGATGGTAGCACTG GTCTGTGGTTGGACTTCAACAGTGTTTTGACAGGAGCTCTCACTGTGGTGGGCTATCTCCTCTACAGATTCTCACAGG CCCTCCCAGCTCTGATAAGATGGCCCATCCATCTCTTCTGCACACTCACTG GTGTGTCCTCACTGTGGGTTTGGGTGAGCCACCTGATGGGAACTCTTCGTA GCTTACAGTACTTACTGAAGTGGCTGTCGCGTATTTGGAGGTTTATAGTTG CATCATTCACAAAACTCAGCGGGTTCACTGTTATCATTCAAAACAACTCTG GGGCTTCTAGTGAAAGTCCCCCAGGCACAGAGCCTTCTCCCAGCCCTATTTCCATAGAGCCTGGGCTGAGGCTCATCCTTACGGGGCCTCCCGGTGGAGGTCGGACCTCCCTTGCAGATGCCCTGGTTGGCTGCAGCCTCCCTCAGGTTGGGGGGTCCCTGGGGGCTGTGATGGAGTGTACCAAGCGGAGGGTGGTGGTGGACAGGAGAGAGCTGATCATAATCGACACCCCAGACCTCCTGGGTCCATCTCTGGGTGACAGTAAGAGAGCCTTGGAGACCCTCCGCAGCCTGCAGCTGGCCAGCCCAGGCCCACATGCCTTCCTGCTGGTGCTCCAGACCCCTGGCTCTGGAGATGGGGTGGACCAGGATGCTGCTAGTGCCACCAGAGCCCTCCTGGAGCTGGTCGGAGAGAGTGCCACAGGCCACATCCTCATTGTCCTCACCCATGCAGACTATTTGGGTCCAGGCTCCACGCTAGCCCAGCTTCTGGAGGATGATGCTGGAGGCATCAGAACTGCTCTGTATCTGTGTGGTCAGAGGGCTGAGCTTGTGGACAACAACCCAGACAAgccggtggaggagaggagggagctgGCGAGGGGGCTGCTGGAGAGGCTGGCAGAGATGAGGGCACTGAGGGGACACTACACCCACGAGCTGCAGAAAAGGGAGGACCAAGTCCGGGAGGAACTGCTGATGGACATGGCCTCTGTGTTGGCACGGAAACTCGGACAGGAGTATTGA